In a genomic window of Lonchura striata isolate bLonStr1 chromosome 4, bLonStr1.mat, whole genome shotgun sequence:
- the SMIM20 gene encoding small integral membrane protein 20 isoform X4 has translation MAALARTLGIFGAFVAVVGAAFYPIYFRPLLLPEEYKKEQSINRAGIVQEDIQPAV, from the exons ATGGCCGCGCTGGCCCGCACGCTCGGCATCTTCGGCGCCTTCGTGGCCGTGGTGGGAGCCGCCTTCTACCCCATTTATTTCcggccgctgctgctgccggaGGAGTACA AGAAAGAACAGTCAATAAACCGAGCTGGTATTGTTCAAGAGGATATTCAGCCTGCAG TCTAA
- the SMIM20 gene encoding small integral membrane protein 20 isoform X3 — translation MAALARTLGIFGAFVAVVGAAFYPIYFRPLLLPEEYKKEQSINRAGIVQEDIQPAGLKVWSDPFGRK, via the exons ATGGCCGCGCTGGCCCGCACGCTCGGCATCTTCGGCGCCTTCGTGGCCGTGGTGGGAGCCGCCTTCTACCCCATTTATTTCcggccgctgctgctgccggaGGAGTACA AGAAAGAACAGTCAATAAACCGAGCTGGTATTGTTCAAGAGGATATTCAGCCTGCAG GGTTAAAAGTGTGGTCAGATCCATTTGGAAGAAAGTAA
- the SMIM20 gene encoding small integral membrane protein 20 isoform X2 has protein sequence MAALARTLGIFGAFVAVVGAAFYPIYFRPLLLPEEYSESVRAGSWPACGPVCARAWGSAGGAARERTVNKPSWYCSRGYSACSLNYQQLVF, from the exons ATGGCCGCGCTGGCCCGCACGCTCGGCATCTTCGGCGCCTTCGTGGCCGTGGTGGGAGCCGCCTTCTACCCCATTTATTTCcggccgctgctgctgccggaGGAGTACAGTGAGTCCGTGCGCGCGGGGAGCTGGCCGGCCTGTGGCCCGGTGTGTGCCCGGGCTTGGGGGAGTGCTGGGGGTGCCGCTCG AGAAAGAACAGTCAATAAACCGAGCTGGTATTGTTCAAGAGGATATTCAGCCTGCAG TCTAAATTATCAACAGCTGGTATTTTGA
- the SMIM20 gene encoding small integral membrane protein 20 isoform X1, with the protein MAALARTLGIFGAFVAVVGAAFYPIYFRPLLLPEEYSESVRAGSWPACGPVCARAWGSAGGAARERTVNKPSWYCSRGYSACRVKSVVRSIWKKVTGSWMNCKTEDGRLQLLLLSLKCVFRCHWSRILNMLCGHLRSNKGYWLESQEIKTC; encoded by the exons ATGGCCGCGCTGGCCCGCACGCTCGGCATCTTCGGCGCCTTCGTGGCCGTGGTGGGAGCCGCCTTCTACCCCATTTATTTCcggccgctgctgctgccggaGGAGTACAGTGAGTCCGTGCGCGCGGGGAGCTGGCCGGCCTGTGGCCCGGTGTGTGCCCGGGCTTGGGGGAGTGCTGGGGGTGCCGCTCG AGAAAGAACAGTCAATAAACCGAGCTGGTATTGTTCAAGAGGATATTCAGCCTGCAG GGTTAAAAGTGTGGTCAGATCCATTTGGAAGAAAGTAACTGGCAGCTGGATGAATTGCAAAACTGAAGATGGACgtcttcagctgctgcttctttcaCTGAAGTGTGTTTTTAGGTGTCACTGGAGCAGAATTCTGAATATGCTGTGTGGGCACTTGAGGAGCAACAAAGGCTACTGGTTGGAATCCCAAGAGATAAAAACATGCTAG